From one Streptococcus oralis genomic stretch:
- the ybeY gene encoding rRNA maturation RNase YbeY, with the protein MYIEMVDETGQVSQEILQQTQEILEFAAQKIGKEDKEMAVTFVTNERSHELNLEYRDTDRPTDVISLEYKPELDISFDEEDLLENPELAEMMSEFDAYIGELFISIDKAHEQAEEYGHSFEREMGFLAVHGFLHINGYDHYTPEEEAEMFGLQEEILTAYGLTRQ; encoded by the coding sequence ATGTATATTGAAATGGTAGATGAAACTGGTCAAGTTTCACAAGAAATCTTGCAACAAACCCAAGAAATTTTGGAATTTGCAGCCCAAAAAATAGGAAAAGAAGACAAGGAGATGGCAGTTACTTTTGTGACCAACGAGCGTAGCCACGAACTCAATCTAGAGTACCGTGATACGGATCGTCCGACAGATGTCATTAGCCTTGAGTATAAACCAGAGTTGGACATCTCCTTTGACGAAGAGGATTTGCTTGAAAATCCTGAATTGGCAGAGATGATGTCTGAGTTTGATGCCTATATTGGGGAACTGTTCATCTCTATCGATAAAGCGCATGAGCAGGCTGAGGAATACGGTCACAGCTTTGAGCGTGAAATGGGCTTCTTGGCAGTACACGGCTTTTTACACATTAACGGCTACGATCACTACACTCCGGAAGAAGAAGCGGAGATGTTCGGTTTACAAGAAGAAATTTTGACAGCCTATGGACTCACAAGACAATAA
- the pavA gene encoding Rqc2 family fibronectin-binding protein PavA has product MSFDGFFLHHMVEELRSELVNGRIQKINQPFEQELVLQIRSNRQSHRLLLSAHPVFGRIQLTQTTFENPAQPSTFIMVLRKYLQGALIESIEQVENDRIVEITVSNKNEIGDHIQATLIIEIMGKHSNILLVDKSSHKILEVIKHVGFSQNSYRTLLPGSTYIAPPSTESLNPFTVKDEKLFEILQTQELTAKNLQSLFHGLGRDTANELENILVSDKLSTFRNFFGQETNPCLTETSFSPVPFVNQVGEPFASLSDLLDTYYKDKAERDRVKQQASELIRRVENELQKNRHKLKKQEKELLATDNAEEFRQKGELLTTFLHQVPNDQDQVTLDNYYTNQPITIALDKALTPSQNAQRYFKRYQKLKEAVKYLTELIEETKATILYLESVETVLNQAGLEEIAEIREELIQTGFIRRRQREKIQKRKKPEQYLASDGKTIIYVGRNNLQNEELTFKMARKEELWFHAKDIPGSHVVISGNLNPSDEVKTDAAELAAYFSKGRLSNLVQVDMIEVKKLNKPTGGKPGFVTYTGQKTLRVTPDPEKIASMKKS; this is encoded by the coding sequence ATGTCATTTGACGGATTTTTTTTACACCACATGGTTGAGGAATTGCGAAGCGAGTTGGTCAATGGTCGCATTCAGAAAATCAATCAACCTTTTGAACAAGAGTTGGTCTTGCAAATCCGCAGCAATCGCCAAAGCCATCGCCTGCTCCTCTCTGCTCATCCCGTTTTTGGTCGCATCCAGCTGACCCAAACAACTTTTGAAAATCCAGCCCAACCTTCGACTTTTATCATGGTTTTGAGAAAGTATTTACAAGGCGCCCTGATTGAGTCGATTGAGCAAGTGGAAAACGACCGTATCGTGGAAATTACCGTTTCCAATAAAAACGAGATTGGAGACCATATTCAGGCTACCTTGATTATCGAAATCATGGGCAAACACAGTAATATTCTCCTCGTAGATAAAAGTAGCCATAAAATCCTCGAAGTCATCAAACACGTCGGCTTTTCACAAAATAGCTACCGCACCTTACTTCCAGGATCTACCTATATCGCTCCGCCGAGTACCGAGTCTCTCAATCCATTTACTGTCAAGGATGAAAAACTCTTTGAAATCCTACAAACACAGGAACTAACAGCAAAAAATCTTCAAAGTCTCTTTCATGGTCTAGGACGTGATACGGCAAATGAATTGGAAAACATTCTTGTCAGTGATAAACTGTCTACTTTCCGAAACTTCTTCGGGCAAGAAACCAATCCATGCTTAACAGAGACTTCCTTCAGCCCAGTTCCTTTTGTAAATCAGGTGGGAGAGCCTTTTGCCAGCCTTTCTGACTTGCTGGACACCTACTATAAGGACAAGGCTGAACGGGACCGTGTCAAACAGCAAGCCAGTGAGCTCATTCGTCGTGTTGAAAATGAACTTCAGAAAAATCGACATAAGCTTAAAAAACAAGAAAAAGAGTTACTAGCGACAGACAATGCTGAAGAATTTCGCCAAAAAGGAGAATTGTTGACAACCTTCCTCCACCAAGTTCCGAATGACCAAGATCAGGTTACCTTGGACAACTACTACACCAACCAACCTATCACCATTGCTCTTGATAAGGCACTAACTCCTAGTCAGAATGCCCAACGCTACTTTAAACGCTACCAGAAACTCAAAGAAGCTGTCAAATACCTGACTGAGTTGATTGAAGAAACCAAGGCAACCATTCTCTATCTGGAAAGTGTTGAGACTGTTCTCAACCAAGCTGGGCTGGAGGAAATCGCTGAAATCCGTGAAGAATTGATCCAAACAGGCTTTATTAGAAGACGCCAACGCGAGAAAATTCAGAAACGCAAAAAACCAGAACAGTATCTGGCGAGCGATGGCAAGACCATCATCTATGTCGGACGAAACAACCTGCAAAATGAGGAATTGACCTTTAAAATGGCCCGCAAGGAGGAACTTTGGTTCCATGCCAAGGACATCCCTGGAAGCCATGTCGTCATCTCAGGAAATCTTAATCCTTCTGATGAAGTCAAGACAGATGCGGCCGAACTAGCTGCCTACTTCTCCAAAGGGCGTTTGTCAAATCTCGTGCAGGTGGATATGATTGAAGTGAAAAAACTCAACAAACCAACTGGTGGAAAACCTGGCTTTGTAACCTACACAGGACAAAAGACCCTCCGCGTTACACCAGACCCAGAAAAAATCGCATCTATGAAAAAATCCTGA
- the deoD gene encoding purine-nucleoside phosphorylase: MSIHIAAQQGEIADKILLPGDPLRAKFIAENFLEDAVCFNEVRNMFGYTGTYKGHRVSVMGTGMGMPSISIYARELIVDYGVKKLIRVGTAGSLNEDVHVRELVLAQAAATNSNIIRNDWPQYDFPQIASFDLLDKAYHIAKELGMTTHVGNVLSSDVFYSNYFEKNIELGKWGVKAVEMEAAALYYLAAQHHVDALAIMTISDSLVNPDEDTTAEERQNTFTDMMKVGLETLIAE; the protein is encoded by the coding sequence ATGTCTATCCATATTGCTGCTCAGCAGGGTGAAATTGCTGATAAAATTCTTCTTCCTGGGGATCCTCTTCGTGCGAAATTTATTGCGGAAAACTTCCTTGAAGATGCTGTTTGTTTTAATGAAGTGCGTAACATGTTTGGTTACACTGGTACTTACAAAGGGCACCGTGTATCGGTCATGGGAACTGGGATGGGGATGCCGTCCATTTCGATTTATGCGCGTGAGTTGATTGTGGACTACGGTGTGAAAAAATTGATCCGTGTGGGAACTGCTGGTTCTTTGAATGAAGATGTCCACGTCCGTGAATTGGTTTTGGCGCAAGCAGCTGCAACCAACTCAAACATCATCCGCAACGACTGGCCACAGTATGATTTCCCACAAATTGCTAGTTTTGACTTGCTAGACAAGGCCTACCATATCGCCAAAGAACTAGGTATGACCACCCACGTTGGGAACGTTTTGTCATCAGATGTCTTTTATTCAAACTACTTTGAAAAGAACATCGAACTTGGTAAATGGGGAGTTAAAGCTGTCGAAATGGAAGCAGCAGCCCTTTACTACTTGGCTGCCCAACACCACGTCGATGCACTTGCTATCATGACCATTTCTGATAGCTTGGTCAATCCAGATGAAGACACCACTGCAGAAGAACGCCAAAACACCTTCACTGATATGATGAAGGTCGGCTTGGAAACCTTAATTGCAGAGTAA
- a CDS encoding type 1 glutamine amidotransferase: protein MRVHFILHETFEVPGAYLKWALERGHQITSTKVYEKEPLPETIDGINFLIVMGGPQSPDEDRENFPYYDPKAELAFMKEAIAADIYIVGVCLGAQLLSVAYGAKYEHSPEREIGVYPVTLTMQGLTDPHVSLFGKNIETGHWHGDMPGLTEDAVVLATSQGCPRQIIRFSPKHYAFQAHLEFDPDAIELLIAADGEEKLREQSEKLPFVQTPEELRGNDYSEMNAKLYVFLDSLVN, encoded by the coding sequence ATGAGAGTTCACTTTATTTTACATGAGACATTTGAGGTTCCAGGCGCATATCTAAAATGGGCTCTAGAACGAGGTCATCAAATTACATCAACAAAGGTTTATGAAAAAGAACCTCTTCCTGAAACAATTGACGGGATTAATTTTCTGATTGTCATGGGTGGTCCTCAATCACCTGATGAGGATAGAGAAAACTTCCCATACTATGATCCAAAGGCTGAGCTTGCTTTTATGAAAGAAGCGATTGCTGCAGATATTTATATTGTTGGTGTCTGTCTTGGTGCGCAACTCCTGTCTGTTGCCTATGGTGCGAAGTATGAACATAGTCCAGAGCGCGAGATCGGCGTTTATCCTGTGACATTGACGATGCAAGGTCTAACAGATCCTCATGTCAGCTTGTTCGGAAAAAACATAGAAACCGGCCACTGGCATGGTGATATGCCAGGGCTGACAGAGGATGCTGTTGTTCTTGCGACCAGTCAAGGTTGTCCACGTCAGATTATTCGTTTCAGTCCAAAACATTATGCCTTTCAGGCTCATTTGGAATTTGATCCAGACGCAATAGAGTTATTGATTGCTGCGGATGGTGAGGAGAAATTAAGAGAGCAAAGTGAAAAGTTGCCTTTTGTTCAAACACCAGAAGAATTACGTGGAAACGATTATTCTGAAATGAATGCAAAACTGTATGTATTTTTAGATTCATTGGTAAACTAG
- a CDS encoding purine-nucleoside phosphorylase encodes MTFLDKIKETAAFLKDKGIQAPEFGLILGSGLGELAEEIENPVVVDYADIPNWGRSTVVGHAGKLVYGELAGRKVLALQGRFHFYEGNPLEVVTFPVRVMKVLGCEGVIVTNAAGGIGFGPGTLMAISDHINMTGENPLMGENLDDFGPRFPDMSKAYTPEYRATAHEVAKKLGIKLDEGVYIGVTGPTYETPAEIRAYKTLGADAVGMSTVPEVIVAAHSGLKVLGISCITNHAAGFQEELNHEEVVEVTERVKGDFKGLLKAILAEL; translated from the coding sequence ATGACATTTTTAGATAAAATCAAGGAAACAGCTGCTTTCCTGAAAGACAAGGGAATCCAAGCACCTGAGTTTGGTTTAATCCTTGGATCAGGACTTGGAGAATTGGCAGAAGAAATCGAAAATCCAGTTGTAGTAGACTATGCAGACATTCCAAACTGGGGCCGCTCTACAGTAGTTGGGCACGCTGGTAAATTGGTATATGGTGAACTTGCAGGGCGCAAGGTCTTGGCTCTTCAAGGACGCTTCCATTTCTACGAGGGAAATCCTCTTGAAGTCGTGACTTTCCCAGTACGTGTAATGAAAGTACTCGGATGTGAAGGTGTCATTGTAACCAATGCAGCTGGAGGTATTGGATTTGGTCCTGGTACCTTGATGGCTATCTCAGACCATATCAATATGACGGGGGAAAACCCATTGATGGGTGAAAACTTGGATGATTTTGGTCCACGTTTCCCAGATATGTCTAAAGCCTACACTCCAGAATACCGTGCTACTGCCCATGAAGTGGCTAAAAAACTCGGTATCAAGCTTGATGAAGGTGTCTATATTGGTGTAACAGGTCCGACTTATGAAACCCCAGCAGAGATTCGTGCCTATAAGACATTGGGAGCAGATGCAGTTGGTATGTCTACAGTTCCTGAAGTTATTGTGGCAGCTCACTCGGGCTTGAAAGTTCTCGGTATTTCATGTATTACGAACCATGCTGCTGGTTTCCAAGAAGAACTCAACCACGAGGAAGTTGTGGAAGTGACAGAGCGTGTTAAAGGCGACTTCAAAGGCTTGCTTAAAGCGATTCTTGCTGAATTGTAA
- a CDS encoding DUF1697 domain-containing protein: MTHYALLVRGINVGGKNKVVMAQLRQELTELGLEKVETYINSGNIFFTSTAPKAQLVEKLEAFFEIHYPFIQIFSLLSLEDFEEELENLPEWWTKDLARKDVLFYTEGLDVDQVIEKVESLELKDEVIHFGRLGIFWGKFSEKSYYATAYHKYLLKMPFYRNITIRNAKTFDKIGQMLKNNKGDTQ, encoded by the coding sequence ATGACACACTATGCTTTACTGGTTAGGGGCATTAATGTCGGTGGGAAAAATAAAGTTGTCATGGCGCAACTTCGTCAAGAACTGACAGAGTTGGGACTGGAAAAGGTTGAAACCTACATCAACAGTGGCAACATTTTCTTTACTTCGACAGCTCCCAAAGCCCAATTGGTTGAAAAGTTAGAGGCTTTCTTTGAAATCCATTATCCATTTATTCAGATCTTTTCCTTGTTGAGTCTTGAGGACTTTGAAGAGGAACTTGAAAATCTGCCTGAATGGTGGACCAAAGATTTGGCACGAAAGGACGTCCTCTTTTACACGGAGGGCTTGGATGTGGATCAAGTCATCGAGAAAGTTGAAAGTTTGGAACTGAAAGATGAAGTGATTCATTTTGGAAGACTTGGGATTTTCTGGGGGAAATTCTCTGAAAAATCCTACTATGCAACTGCCTATCACAAGTACTTGCTCAAGATGCCTTTCTACCGCAACATCACCATTCGCAACGCAAAAACCTTTGACAAAATCGGTCAAATGCTAAAAAATAATAAAGGAGACACACAATGA
- a CDS encoding phosphopentomutase, whose product MSKFNRIHLVVLDSVGIGAAPDANNFVNAGVPDGASDTLGHISKTVGLNVPNMAKIGLGNIPRETPLKTVPAESNPTGYATKLEEVSLGKDTMTGHWEIMGLNITEPFDTFWNGFPEEILTKIEEFSGRKVIREANKPYSGTAVIDDFGPRQMETGELIIYTSADPVLQIAAHEDIIPLDELYRICEYARSITLERPALLGRIIARPYVGEPGNFTRTANRRDLAVSPFAPTVLDKLNEAGIDTYAVGKINDIFNGAGINHDMGHNKSNSHGIDTLLKTMGLAGFEKGFSFTNLVDFDALYGHRRNAHGYRDCLHEFDERLPEIIAAMREDDLLLITADHGNDPTYAGTDHTREYIPLLAYSPSFKGNGVIPVGHFADISATVADNFGVETAMIGESFLDKLV is encoded by the coding sequence ATGTCAAAATTTAATCGTATTCACTTGGTGGTACTGGATTCTGTAGGAATCGGTGCTGCGCCAGATGCCAATAACTTTGTCAATGCAGGGGTTCCAGACGGAGCTTCTGACACACTGGGACACATTTCAAAAACCGTTGGTTTGAATGTACCAAACATGGCTAAAATCGGTCTAGGAAATATTCCTCGCGAAACGCCGCTTAAGACTGTACCAGCTGAAAGCAATCCAACAGGTTATGCAACAAAATTGGAAGAAGTTTCCCTTGGTAAGGATACCATGACTGGTCACTGGGAAATCATGGGACTCAACATTACTGAGCCTTTCGATACTTTCTGGAACGGATTCCCAGAAGAAATCCTGACAAAAATCGAAGAATTTTCTGGACGTAAGGTCATTCGTGAAGCCAACAAACCTTACTCAGGAACAGCTGTTATCGATGATTTTGGACCACGTCAGATGGAAACAGGGGAGTTGATTATCTATACTTCAGCTGATCCTGTTTTGCAAATTGCTGCCCACGAAGACATCATTCCTTTGGATGAATTGTACCGTATCTGTGAATATGCTCGTTCGATTACTCTTGAACGTCCAGCCCTTTTAGGTCGTATCATTGCTCGTCCTTATGTGGGTGAACCAGGTAACTTCACTCGTACGGCAAATCGTCGTGACTTGGCCGTATCTCCATTTGCCCCGACTGTTTTGGATAAATTGAACGAAGCTGGCATCGATACGTACGCTGTTGGTAAAATAAACGATATCTTTAACGGTGCGGGTATTAACCATGACATGGGCCACAACAAGTCAAACAGCCACGGAATTGATACATTATTGAAGACAATGGGACTTGCTGGGTTTGAAAAAGGATTCTCCTTCACAAACTTGGTGGACTTTGATGCCCTTTACGGCCACCGCCGCAATGCTCATGGTTACCGTGATTGCTTGCATGAGTTTGATGAGCGCTTGCCTGAAATTATCGCAGCTATGAGAGAGGATGACCTTCTCTTGATTACTGCTGACCATGGAAATGACCCAACCTATGCAGGAACAGACCACACTCGTGAATATATTCCACTTTTAGCTTACAGCCCTAGCTTTAAGGGAAATGGTGTCATTCCAGTTGGACATTTTGCAGATATCTCAGCAACAGTTGCGGATAACTTTGGAGTGGAAACTGCCATGATTGGGGAAAGTTTCTTAGATAAATTGGTATAA
- the rpiA gene encoding ribose-5-phosphate isomerase RpiA, translating to MENLKKMAGIKAAEFVKDGMVVGLGTGSTAYYFVEEIGRRIKEEGLQITAVTTSSVTSKQAEGLNIPLKSIDQVDFVDVTVDGADEVDSQFNGIKGGGGALLMEKVVATPSKEYIWVVDESKLVEKLGAFKLPVEVVQYGAEQVFRRFERAGYKPSFREKDGQRFVTDMQNFIIDLALDVIEDPITFGQEMDHVVGVVEHGLFNQMVDKVIVAGRDGVQILTSTKAR from the coding sequence GTGGAAAATCTGAAGAAAATGGCAGGTATCAAGGCTGCTGAGTTTGTCAAGGATGGCATGGTAGTCGGACTTGGAACGGGCTCTACTGCCTACTATTTCGTAGAAGAAATCGGTCGTCGGATTAAGGAAGAAGGTTTGCAGATTACTGCTGTGACAACTTCCAGTGTGACTAGTAAACAGGCTGAAGGTCTTAACATCCCGCTCAAGTCAATTGATCAAGTAGACTTTGTCGATGTGACGGTTGATGGGGCGGATGAAGTAGATAGCCAGTTTAACGGAATCAAAGGCGGTGGTGGTGCCCTTCTGATGGAGAAGGTTGTGGCAACGCCCTCAAAAGAATACATTTGGGTGGTAGATGAAAGCAAACTAGTAGAGAAACTAGGTGCTTTTAAATTGCCAGTAGAAGTGGTTCAGTATGGTGCAGAACAGGTCTTTCGTCGGTTTGAACGAGCTGGCTACAAACCAAGTTTCCGTGAAAAAGACGGCCAACGTTTTGTGACCGATATGCAGAACTTTATCATTGATCTTGCCTTGGATGTCATTGAAGATCCGATTACTTTCGGGCAAGAAATGGACCATGTCGTTGGTGTCGTAGAGCATGGCTTGTTCAACCAAATGGTGGACAAGGTCATCGTAGCGGGACGAGATGGTGTTCAGATTTTAACTTCAACAAAAGCAAGATAA
- a CDS encoding peptidase U32 family protein, producing MEKIIITATAESIEQVEQLLEAGVDRIYVGEKDFGLRLPTTFSHDQLREIAKLVHEAGKELIVSVNALMHQDMMDRIKPFLDFLEEIKTDYITVGDAGVFYVVNRDGYSFKTIYDASTMVTSSRQINFWGQKAGASEAVLAREIPSAELFKMPEILKIPAEVLVYGASVIHHSKRPLLQNYYNFTHIDDEKTRKRDLFLAEPSDPESHYSIFEDNHGTHIFANNDLDLMTKLTELVEHGFTHWKLEGLYTPGQNFVEIAKLFIQARSLIQEGNFSHDQAFLLDEEVRKLHPKNRFLDTGFYDYDPDMVK from the coding sequence ATGGAAAAGATTATCATTACAGCAACTGCTGAAAGTATTGAACAAGTTGAACAACTACTCGAAGCTGGCGTAGACCGTATCTATGTCGGTGAGAAAGATTTTGGCCTTCGTCTGCCAACGACTTTTAGTCATGACCAATTGCGTGAGATTGCTAAGTTGGTTCATGAAGCTGGCAAAGAATTGATTGTTTCGGTTAATGCCCTCATGCACCAAGATATGATGGACCGTATCAAGCCTTTCCTAGACTTCTTGGAAGAAATCAAGACAGACTATATTACTGTTGGGGATGCAGGTGTCTTTTACGTTGTCAATCGCGATGGTTATTCCTTTAAGACCATTTATGATGCTTCAACCATGGTAACAAGCAGTCGTCAGATTAACTTCTGGGGTCAAAAGGCTGGCGCCTCTGAGGCGGTTTTGGCGCGTGAAATTCCATCTGCTGAACTCTTCAAGATGCCAGAGATTTTGAAAATTCCTGCTGAAGTATTGGTTTATGGGGCTAGTGTCATTCACCATTCTAAGCGTCCGCTCTTGCAAAACTACTATAACTTCACGCACATCGATGATGAAAAGACACGTAAACGTGACCTCTTCTTAGCAGAACCGAGTGACCCTGAGAGCCATTATTCTATCTTTGAAGACAATCATGGTACTCACATCTTTGCCAACAATGACCTTGATTTGATGACCAAATTGACAGAATTGGTCGAGCACGGCTTTACTCACTGGAAGCTAGAGGGGCTCTACACACCTGGTCAGAATTTTGTAGAAATTGCTAAACTCTTTATCCAAGCACGTAGCTTGATTCAAGAGGGGAATTTCAGCCATGACCAAGCTTTCTTGTTAGATGAGGAAGTGCGCAAGTTACACCCTAAAAACCGTTTCCTCGACACAGGATTCTATGATTACGATCCTGATATGGTTAAATAG
- a CDS encoding ABC transporter ATP-binding protein → MTALIEMNQVTKTYGEGKMKVVALHETNFQLNAGEFVAIVGPSGSGKTTFLTTLGQLQEASSGKILVKGKETGSLTEKEKTDLRFREFGFILQASNLIPFLTVKEQLDLIDRLDKGKNSKSDRKELFDLLDLEKVQNHYPKALSGGERQRAAIARALYNNPSIVLADEPTASLDTERAYQVTEMLAAIAHEQGRGVVMITHDTRLLDKVDRIYVMNDGHLVEETHA, encoded by the coding sequence ATGACAGCATTGATTGAAATGAATCAAGTGACAAAAACCTACGGGGAAGGAAAGATGAAAGTCGTAGCCCTGCATGAGACGAATTTTCAGCTAAATGCGGGAGAGTTCGTAGCTATCGTTGGACCTTCAGGTTCCGGAAAGACGACCTTTCTAACAACTCTAGGACAACTACAGGAAGCATCGAGTGGAAAGATTCTAGTCAAGGGGAAGGAAACAGGCAGTTTGACGGAGAAGGAAAAAACAGATCTCCGTTTTAGAGAGTTTGGTTTCATTCTCCAGGCTTCAAACTTAATTCCTTTTCTAACGGTCAAGGAACAGCTAGATTTGATAGACAGACTAGATAAGGGGAAAAATAGTAAAAGTGACCGAAAAGAGCTGTTTGACTTGTTGGATTTGGAAAAAGTTCAAAATCATTATCCCAAAGCTCTATCGGGTGGTGAACGTCAACGTGCCGCGATTGCTAGAGCGCTCTATAACAATCCAAGCATTGTGCTTGCAGATGAGCCGACAGCCAGTCTTGACACTGAGCGTGCTTACCAAGTAACGGAGATGCTGGCTGCCATTGCCCATGAACAAGGTAGAGGAGTTGTTATGATTACGCACGATACTCGTCTTCTTGATAAGGTTGATCGTATTTATGTCATGAACGATGGCCACCTAGTTGAAGAAACACATGCATAA
- a CDS encoding ABC transporter permease, with translation MYLAIKEILRNKLRYSLILTTIFLIAFMVFFMTSLALGLVRNNRAAIDNWQATGVVLSDYANDNLTASFIPEKDHKDKSSEEAAPLGYMFAVTNLVDGSEKVNVSIFAQNWDSFISPSLTEGRYPEGDDEVVVDQSFENYGMKLGDAIQLNGSDSSYKIVGLTQGNKFFTEPVVFTSLTTYWTLQGTLKANRSITALVLKNDIEVSGDGLKQISIPKMISKIPGYTPQVNVFSGMILAMIVITGLIVGIFVYIITIQKLGLYGIMRAQGIQIKTIVWSLFCQIFLLAGMGIALALLAIGGVILVLPATFFFYPSWIAYSVLSLVISLMALLGGVISLPRLLKVDPITAIAE, from the coding sequence ATGTATCTTGCTATCAAAGAGATATTACGAAACAAACTTCGATATAGTTTGATTCTAACTACCATTTTTCTTATCGCTTTCATGGTCTTTTTTATGACCAGTCTAGCTCTTGGTCTTGTGCGAAACAACCGAGCAGCTATTGATAATTGGCAAGCGACGGGTGTCGTTTTATCCGACTACGCAAATGATAATTTGACAGCATCCTTTATTCCTGAAAAGGACCACAAGGACAAGAGTTCTGAAGAGGCTGCTCCATTGGGCTATATGTTCGCTGTAACCAATCTAGTCGATGGTAGTGAAAAGGTCAATGTTTCCATTTTTGCTCAAAACTGGGACTCTTTTATCTCTCCTAGTTTGACGGAGGGTCGTTATCCTGAAGGAGATGATGAGGTTGTCGTGGATCAGTCTTTTGAGAACTATGGGATGAAGCTAGGTGATGCCATTCAGCTCAATGGAAGTGATTCAAGTTACAAGATTGTAGGCCTGACTCAAGGAAATAAGTTTTTCACTGAGCCTGTTGTCTTTACGAGTCTGACAACTTATTGGACCTTACAAGGAACCTTGAAAGCCAATCGTTCCATCACTGCCTTGGTATTGAAAAATGACATAGAAGTGTCTGGCGATGGACTGAAACAGATTTCCATTCCAAAAATGATTTCGAAAATTCCTGGTTACACACCTCAGGTGAATGTATTTTCAGGAATGATTCTCGCTATGATTGTCATTACAGGCTTGATTGTGGGGATTTTTGTTTATATCATTACCATCCAAAAACTAGGCCTTTATGGAATAATGCGAGCTCAAGGGATACAGATCAAAACCATTGTATGGTCTCTATTCTGTCAAATCTTCCTCCTAGCTGGTATGGGGATTGCTTTAGCCTTGCTGGCAATCGGAGGAGTGATTTTAGTCTTACCAGCTACCTTCTTTTTCTATCCAAGTTGGATAGCCTACTCTGTCCTAAGTTTGGTAATTTCCTTGATGGCCCTTCTAGGTGGTGTCATTTCACTTCCACGCTTGTTAAAGGTGGACCCGATTACTGCGATTGCAGAATGA